The genomic region GCTTTTCTTTAGGCTTCTGACACTTTGGAAGAAAATTAAGCATATGATGCAGCGGTCATAATGTGGACTGACCTATTGGGTTAGCCAAGAAGATGAGGCACCAGACGCAGGAAATGTTGCAAATGCTGAGTCCAACAGCCAGAATCGCTCGCTCAGCAACACGCCGACTCAGCCAGCGCACAAACAGGAAGCCAGCAATCACTTCAACGCCACAGAGACAGTACATAATGCTGTTCTCCAACTCTCCATAGTTGAAGTACTTTTGGGTCAGTGGTGTCACCATggtctgggggaaaaaaaatggagcattACCAATTCCCATGTGTCATTTTAGGATGTAGGATCAAGACAGCAGAGGAAAAAAATGTTACGTATTATACCTCCAATGCCGTTTGATTAAAGAGTGTGATGAATTGAGCCGCTAGCAGCACGACCACCTCTTCTCTTAGGAACTCTGCAGAGTTACAGTTGAGAAAGATCACAGTCAAAGACTCCATGGAAGTGCATGTCGGAATGTGTGAAGTTAATTACAAACCTACCTCGTGAGAGACTGAAATTCTTAAAGGGACTGGAGGACTCATGGGACACTGACGGCTCAGGAGATGATGAAATTTGATTGAAGGTTGCATCAGAAGTTTCAGTAGTGTGATTCCTGTGCGAGTCAGTGGCGGGCACAGAGCCGTAAGAGCCCACCAGCTCCTGTGATTGCATTAGTGGCTGGACCTCCTCATCCCTCTCCTCCTCACCCTCGGcttcctctctctcttcctcagTCCTTTGTTTATTTACTGTGTCACTACACTTGGTTTTAATAGTCTCTTTCCCACTCTGCAGAGGTGGGACATCCCAGTACATAAAGATCACAGCCAATTGAAGAAGAATCCACAAGAAACACATGAATAACTAGAGGGAACAAACAAAGAGGTTCCACAAAATTAGTGTTAAGCATTTGGGATATGTTCTCATTGTGTTTATTGTAAAAACTTGATTTTGCTTTTCAAACTTGTTTTCATCAATGATGACTAACTAGCACatataaaaatgacaaaaatgtaaACCTACAATGTATGATTGAGCTGGTTAAAGCTACTGTACAACAGACAAGAGAAACATTGTGTAATTAAAAATCCATTTAGACAAATTTATAACTTTATTCTATTTTGAGAAACTcgtaatttaattcaatttagaCAGACTTACTGACTACTTACCCCTGGTGCAGTGAATGTATTGACCACGAAAGGACCCAAATGGAAATCACAGAGTCTCAGAAAGATGTTAAATGCTGGACCTATGTCGAAGGTACATGTAAAATGTGGTCAACGGCGGAAAAGTCACCATAATACAATTACTGGCGTTTCTACCTAAACAGGGAAATTTACaaattgaaaaataaccaaCTGATGATTATCAGCATTATAAGAGAGACATCCATCCACTAATGCTTATCTTGTTCATGGTCACGGGTGAGctactatcccagctgacttaaaTTACAGAGCAACAGACACATTTACTTAAAATTGTAATCATTGCACTATATACTCCATGGTGagctacaatttaaaaaaaaaaaagaaacaattcatTTTATACAGTAGCCTCGTAGCACTCACCAATCAGAAGGCCCACTTGTCGACAGATCATGACAGCAGCAAACACAGTGGAGCGATCTTCTGAAGCTGTGCTTCTGGTGAGGAAACCAAAGATGGACGAGCCAGCGCCTGTGCCAATGCCTGAAGAAAGCATGCCCAGCATAAACACATTACAGTTCTGGAAATTGGAACTCCAGAGAAAAAATTAGATCGATGAAGTAATCAGGATTGGCAATCATAGTATGAATAATCTGCAACTCGCATGCACTTCAGTTAAACCTGCAGGAGTCTCAAAAGTTATATCTTGCATAAATCAGTAGTCAATAAGTAGCTTGGGTTAAAAAACGGTATTTACACAACTCAAAGTAAAGCAAACCCTTCAAATAGACCAGAAACAATGACAAACGTATTGTGAGGCCTTACCTGCCACGAGTCTGCTTGACAGTAGGAGCCACTTGGAAAAGCCCATAAAGTACATGAAGTTACCTGAACGGTCAAAAGAAGGGAACAATTAAATataaaacagaagaaaaaacatttgcttttacAAATATGAGCTAGTCAATGATTGCGTCCAAAAGAAATGCGAACTCACCCACAATCTCAAAAAGGTTGGCAAATAAGATTATCTTCTTGGTGGTTCGCGTTCTATCAGACCAGTGACCAAACAGTGGCCCCGACAGCAGGCCAGTCAGGCTGAATGCTGATAGGGTCAAACCCAGGAAGTATGATGGTGCCTCTAATGTTTGCAAATACCTCCATATTGTGGGCAGTATCACAGCTGAGGACAAAGAGAAGGATTTGCATGAAACAAGATATACAAGAATGGTGTCAAAGAGATATGTAGAGAGGCCTGCGAGAATACAAGAGCTGTAACAGCTTTTAGACAACTATAAAATTATTGTGTGACTTTTGGACAACATGATGATTTGAAAAGATATTTTATAAATTAAGATTTACTGCGCTGTACAAACAAATACCAAATCTCCCCATACTACAAATGATTCAAGGCCTATCAGCGCACTTCTACACTAACTTACTTCCATTCAAATCTTGTCATAAATGGACAAAAGCAATTTTGTGACTCATTGATTCACATTACTTAAATGGGTGTGCACAGGAAAAAGAAATTTGTAGACACGTCACATGGTGAATGTCATTGTCACAGATCACTGAGAAAATTTTATTTAAAACCATAAAACTGGACCTGCCCAGGAAGTTGGGTCGATGCGACCAAACTTTGGGCAAAATAACCCAGGAAGTGG from Syngnathus scovelli strain Florida chromosome 10, RoL_Ssco_1.2, whole genome shotgun sequence harbors:
- the mfsd8l1 gene encoding major facilitator superfamily domain-containing protein 8: MDHGRKRKLTFFTIGLIFLLSGVEYAVILPTIWRYLQTLEAPSYFLGLTLSAFSLTGLLSGPLFGHWSDRTRTTKKIILFANLFEIVGNFMYFMGFSKWLLLSSRLVAGIGTGAGSSIFGFLTRSTASEDRSTVFAAVMICRQVGLLIGPAFNIFLRLCDFHLGPFVVNTFTAPGLFMCFLWILLQLAVIFMYWDVPPLQSGKETIKTKCSDTVNKQRTEEEREEAEGEEERDEEVQPLMQSQELVGSYGSVPATDSHRNHTTETSDATFNQISSSPEPSVSHESSSPFKNFSLSREFLREEVVVLLAAQFITLFNQTALETMVTPLTQKYFNYGELENSIMYCLCGVEVIAGFLFVRWLSRRVAERAILAVGLSICNISCVWCLIFLANPIGGFPWQLAEFVIGVFLQVLGLPFVAVAQVSLFSKVTSEKTQGFSQGVRRSVGGLATILGPLWAGGLTDNMYIMMGVMMVLLSLLTMMLAFSYKRLIEPSREEEAESRDV